A section of the Devosia rhizoryzae genome encodes:
- a CDS encoding gamma-glutamyltransferase produces the protein MRPLESYIADQGPKPLAEGRAVASAGNPIVTETAIRIMSDGGNAADAAIAAALVQAVVEPHLTSHAGMVSCLYWDGAKGEAQQLNALGTLAPDLPPFRPINGVGGWAREGAPGPQAAIPGFMPGLAALHERYGSKSWAELCTPAVEWAERGHAVSSFEYGVNVFAAPFCTYFESGRAVFMPNGYLTPVGQVVRNPAIAVTMKRLAEKGPDYFTTGGWAKAFIAAGNELGWPVRLDHLTANPPRWQTPLRFTHRGHEIVGLAPPERQGAFCAMVLGILDHAGIDEMEPFGAYYVFTMAHALRLAEHACGFMHDPMVAGDAAAVLMDPAYHASQARLIAASKPHVDLTEHVRLTRGRAALAASGWNSASRKPPVGSCEISIVDAQGNWIQMMNTIQSGGIPGMAVDGVFMMGSHEQTSMNSHFSNFRVPGARMRNILGNTFVLKDGAPWLALGTPGNVYATVAQLLVHILDFGMDPQEASDAPRMLPLEDDYTLHVESRLSAKTVTELTSMGLLLGPMPQWDWNQGSFQMSWRDGGRLKSSADFRRTGSADAIC, from the coding sequence ATGCGCCCGCTCGAAAGCTATATCGCCGACCAGGGACCAAAACCCTTGGCCGAGGGCCGTGCCGTGGCCAGTGCGGGTAATCCGATAGTTACAGAAACCGCGATCCGCATCATGTCCGACGGCGGCAACGCTGCCGACGCGGCTATTGCAGCAGCGCTGGTGCAAGCCGTGGTCGAGCCGCATCTGACCAGCCATGCCGGCATGGTGTCTTGCCTGTATTGGGATGGCGCCAAAGGCGAAGCGCAGCAGCTCAACGCCTTGGGCACGCTGGCGCCCGATCTGCCGCCGTTCCGGCCGATCAATGGGGTTGGAGGCTGGGCCCGCGAAGGGGCACCCGGCCCGCAGGCCGCCATTCCCGGCTTCATGCCCGGACTTGCCGCCTTGCACGAACGCTATGGCAGCAAAAGCTGGGCTGAGCTCTGCACTCCGGCAGTCGAATGGGCAGAACGCGGCCATGCCGTGTCCTCGTTCGAATATGGCGTCAACGTCTTTGCCGCGCCGTTCTGCACCTATTTCGAGTCCGGCCGCGCCGTCTTCATGCCCAATGGCTATCTGACGCCAGTGGGGCAGGTGGTGCGTAACCCGGCCATTGCCGTGACCATGAAACGGCTTGCGGAGAAGGGGCCGGATTATTTTACGACCGGTGGCTGGGCCAAGGCATTTATCGCCGCTGGCAACGAGCTCGGCTGGCCAGTGCGCCTCGACCACCTCACCGCCAATCCGCCGCGCTGGCAGACGCCGCTGCGCTTCACCCATCGCGGCCACGAGATTGTCGGTCTGGCTCCGCCCGAGCGGCAAGGCGCTTTCTGCGCCATGGTGCTGGGCATTCTCGATCATGCCGGCATCGATGAGATGGAGCCGTTTGGCGCATATTACGTCTTCACCATGGCACATGCGTTGCGCCTCGCTGAACACGCCTGCGGCTTCATGCATGATCCGATGGTGGCGGGCGATGCGGCAGCGGTGTTGATGGACCCGGCATATCACGCGAGCCAAGCCAGGCTTATCGCAGCCAGCAAGCCGCATGTCGACCTCACCGAGCATGTCCGCCTTACCCGAGGCCGCGCGGCTCTCGCCGCCAGTGGCTGGAACAGCGCCAGCCGCAAGCCGCCCGTCGGCTCCTGCGAAATCTCGATCGTCGATGCCCAAGGCAACTGGATCCAGATGATGAACACCATCCAGTCCGGAGGCATCCCAGGCATGGCGGTGGATGGCGTCTTCATGATGGGCTCGCATGAGCAGACATCGATGAATTCGCATTTTTCGAACTTTCGGGTGCCCGGCGCGCGAATGCGCAACATCTTGGGCAACACGTTTGTCCTCAAGGACGGTGCGCCTTGGCTGGCCCTCGGCACGCCTGGCAATGTCTATGCCACGGTGGCGCAGTTGCTTGTCCACATTCTCGATTTCGGCATGGACCCACAGGAGGCATCCGACGCGCCGCGCATGCTGCCACTCGAGGATGACTACACACTTCATGTCGAGAGCCGCCTGTCAGCCAAGACGGTAACGGAGCTCACGTCCATGGGCCTCCTGCTCGGACCCATGCCGCAATGGGACTGGAACCAGGGATCGTTCCAGATGAGTTGGCGCGACGGCGGCCGCCTCAAGAGCAGCGCCGACTTCCGCCGTACGGGAAGCGCGGATGCCATTTGCTAA
- a CDS encoding ABC transporter permease: protein MTDATVPAAIAPASPPQSYWRRVTKRFFKRRLAVIGAAFLILLGIVVTIGPMVSPYSYDYQDFDLLGMPGPMSAEHWLGTDELGRDALTRLLHGGRVSLAVGLAGALIAGIVGTLVGTVSGFYRGIPDIILMRFTDVMMSIPTLPLVLLLSGLFRPSPPLLVAIVGILIWMGTARLVRSQFLALREREFVEAARALGASGPRLMFRHILPNAIGPITVASTLAVGSAIMLESALSFLGFGIQPPVPTWGNLLNSASSWLSQAPWLAIPPGLLILFTVLAVNFLGDGLRDAMEPRE, encoded by the coding sequence ATGACTGACGCAACGGTTCCTGCCGCCATCGCGCCCGCCTCGCCACCGCAAAGCTATTGGCGACGCGTTACCAAGCGGTTCTTCAAGCGCCGGCTGGCGGTGATTGGGGCTGCATTCCTGATCCTGCTCGGCATCGTCGTCACCATCGGCCCGATGGTTTCGCCTTATAGCTACGACTACCAGGATTTCGACCTGCTCGGCATGCCGGGCCCGATGTCGGCCGAACACTGGCTTGGCACAGACGAGCTGGGCCGTGATGCGCTGACGCGTCTTCTGCACGGTGGCCGCGTGTCGCTTGCTGTTGGTCTTGCCGGTGCGCTGATCGCTGGGATCGTTGGCACCCTGGTGGGCACCGTTTCAGGATTTTATCGCGGCATTCCCGACATTATCCTCATGCGGTTTACCGACGTCATGATGTCGATCCCGACCTTGCCCCTGGTGCTGCTGCTCTCAGGCCTGTTCAGGCCGAGCCCGCCGCTCCTTGTCGCCATTGTCGGTATCCTGATCTGGATGGGTACGGCACGATTGGTGCGCAGCCAATTCCTGGCGCTGCGGGAGCGCGAATTTGTTGAAGCCGCCCGCGCGCTTGGCGCCAGCGGCCCGCGCCTCATGTTCCGGCATATCCTGCCCAATGCCATTGGCCCGATCACGGTAGCGTCGACCCTCGCCGTCGGCAGCGCCATCATGCTGGAGTCGGCTTTGTCTTTCCTCGGCTTTGGCATCCAGCCGCCGGTGCCGACCTGGGGCAACCTCCTCAACAGCGCTTCCTCGTGGCTGTCGCAGGCGCCTTGGCTAGCCATACCGCCGGGCCTGCTAATTCTTTTCACCGTGCTAGCAGTGAACTTCCTCGGCGACGGCTTGCGCGACGCCATGGAGCCTCGGGAGTAA
- a CDS encoding ABC transporter permease, whose product MSLGFIIRRILGAIPLLLGISVILFVIIQLAPGGPLDMYAENPSVSKEALAQIAARYGLDQPVPVQYFMWLKAIVVGDWGYSIRTGRPVLDEILLRLGPTLQLGGLAMIISLIIAVPVGMISAARRGSKLDGTVTVLSFAGISTPVFWLALLLQLLFSVQLGWLPSAGYQSIGDGSFLDRLRYIIMPASVLSLATVASWSRFIRSGMIDVLNQDYIRTAYAKGRGEKAVLFLHALRNAMIPAVTVIAVDFVTIISGAVITETVFAWPGIGRLFMESMNGRDYPMLMGLMMMGSLAIVAANIIADFCYAALDPRIRYD is encoded by the coding sequence ATGAGCCTAGGTTTTATTATTCGCCGAATTCTCGGCGCCATCCCGCTTTTGTTGGGCATCTCGGTTATTTTGTTCGTCATCATCCAGCTGGCGCCAGGTGGCCCGCTGGACATGTATGCGGAAAACCCGTCGGTCAGTAAGGAAGCGCTGGCGCAGATCGCTGCGCGCTATGGCCTCGACCAGCCGGTTCCCGTTCAATATTTCATGTGGCTCAAGGCCATCGTTGTCGGTGATTGGGGCTACTCGATCCGTACCGGCCGTCCAGTGCTGGACGAAATCCTCTTGCGCCTCGGACCGACGCTGCAGCTGGGCGGGCTCGCCATGATCATCTCCCTGATCATCGCCGTTCCTGTCGGCATGATCAGCGCGGCTCGCCGTGGCTCCAAGCTCGACGGGACCGTGACCGTCTTGAGCTTTGCCGGCATTTCGACCCCGGTGTTCTGGCTCGCCTTGCTGCTGCAGCTGTTGTTCAGCGTGCAGCTCGGCTGGCTGCCCTCTGCCGGCTACCAGTCCATCGGCGACGGCTCCTTCCTCGACCGCCTGCGCTACATCATCATGCCGGCTTCGGTTCTCTCGCTGGCGACTGTCGCGAGTTGGAGCCGCTTCATCCGCTCCGGCATGATCGACGTGCTGAACCAGGACTATATCCGCACGGCCTATGCCAAGGGTCGTGGCGAAAAGGCCGTGCTATTCCTCCATGCGTTGCGTAACGCAATGATCCCAGCGGTCACCGTGATCGCTGTGGACTTCGTCACCATCATTTCCGGTGCCGTCATTACCGAAACCGTTTTCGCCTGGCCGGGAATCGGACGCCTCTTCATGGAGAGCATGAACGGCCGGGATTATCCCATGCTGATGGGGCTGATGATGATGGGTTCGCTCGCCATCGTGGCCGCGAACATCATCGCCGACTTCTGCTATGCCGCGCTCGATCCGAGGATCCGCTATGACTGA
- a CDS encoding peptide ABC transporter substrate-binding protein, translating to MNTKLSRRVLLQGILATTTALATMRAFPAMAQQSGGTLNVGLTYELDTMNTYSTGFLADAQHTVIEGLIAPDKDARYVPVLAKEVPTLDNGGIVLSDDGSKMTITYHLQENVKWHDGEPFTSADVKFTWEAVKDPAFIAESKDGTQDIDSIDLPDDYTVVCNYNTVKPNFASTLFTFGIMPKHLLEGTDLNTSSYNETPVGTGPFKVAEFVRGQYVVLDKNTDYWRTAENGDALPYLDRLVFRIVTDSNTLLTQLQSGELDMAVSVPYGRASQLEGVEGLEIIVGPQLSWGHLDFNFRNELLADVNVRKAVAHAINRETLIRVQGGFPIAIKSLVLPIFDLYDDATPEYAYDPAAANALLDDAGYARGGDGIREKDGKRLSFAFVIQSGRADDENVQQVIIAQLKEIGIEATADNKAGVAYREARYNGGYDLIYGRWITSADPVYSTFYGSEGENNGQGYSNPELDVVFARLENTLDAEERKAAASEMQRIIAEDLPAIALTQGVSVIAKPVELKNFVPNPTNMTNFVDTKEWYLEG from the coding sequence ATGAACACCAAACTCTCACGTCGCGTCTTACTGCAAGGCATTCTCGCCACCACGACCGCACTCGCCACCATGCGCGCATTCCCCGCCATGGCGCAGCAGTCGGGCGGCACGCTCAATGTCGGTCTCACCTATGAGCTCGACACCATGAACACCTATTCCACCGGCTTTTTGGCCGATGCGCAGCACACCGTAATCGAGGGCCTTATCGCTCCCGACAAGGATGCGCGCTACGTGCCTGTGCTCGCCAAGGAAGTGCCGACGCTGGACAATGGCGGCATCGTCCTGTCCGACGATGGCTCCAAGATGACCATCACCTATCACCTCCAGGAAAACGTGAAGTGGCATGATGGCGAGCCCTTCACCTCGGCCGACGTCAAGTTTACCTGGGAAGCGGTCAAGGACCCGGCCTTCATCGCCGAATCCAAGGATGGCACGCAGGACATCGACAGCATCGACCTGCCGGACGACTACACCGTGGTTTGCAACTACAACACGGTGAAGCCGAACTTCGCGTCGACGCTCTTCACCTTCGGCATCATGCCAAAGCACCTGCTCGAAGGCACCGACCTCAACACCTCGTCCTACAACGAGACCCCTGTCGGCACCGGCCCGTTCAAGGTCGCCGAATTCGTGCGTGGCCAGTATGTCGTGCTCGACAAGAACACCGATTACTGGCGCACTGCCGAAAACGGGGATGCACTGCCATACCTTGATCGTCTCGTGTTCCGCATCGTTACCGACAGCAACACCCTGCTGACGCAGCTGCAGAGCGGTGAGCTCGACATGGCGGTTTCGGTCCCCTACGGCCGCGCCTCGCAGCTCGAGGGCGTTGAAGGTCTCGAAATCATCGTCGGACCGCAGCTGAGCTGGGGCCACCTCGACTTCAACTTCCGCAATGAACTGCTGGCCGACGTCAACGTCCGCAAGGCAGTGGCGCATGCCATCAACCGCGAGACGCTGATCCGCGTGCAGGGCGGCTTCCCGATCGCGATCAAGTCCTTGGTTCTGCCCATTTTCGACCTCTACGACGACGCGACGCCCGAATACGCCTATGATCCTGCAGCGGCCAACGCCCTGCTCGACGACGCCGGTTATGCCCGCGGTGGCGACGGCATCCGCGAAAAGGACGGCAAGCGCTTGAGCTTTGCCTTTGTGATCCAGTCCGGCCGTGCGGACGACGAGAACGTGCAGCAGGTGATCATTGCCCAGCTCAAGGAAATCGGCATCGAAGCGACCGCCGACAACAAGGCTGGCGTTGCCTACCGTGAAGCCCGCTACAACGGTGGCTATGACCTGATCTACGGTCGTTGGATTACCTCTGCCGACCCGGTCTATTCGACCTTCTACGGTTCGGAAGGCGAGAACAACGGCCAGGGCTATTCCAATCCAGAGCTCGACGTAGTGTTCGCACGTCTCGAAAACACGCTGGATGCCGAAGAGCGCAAGGCCGCTGCCTCCGAGATGCAGCGCATCATCGCCGAAGACCTGCCTGCCATTGCTCTTACCCAGGGCGTGTCGGTCATTGCCAAGCCGGTGGAACTGAAGAACTTCGTTCCCAACCCCACCAACATGACCAATTTCGTGGACACCAAGGAATGGTACCTTGAGGGCTAA